The nucleotide sequence TACAGCAAACCACCACCCGCCTCAGCTATGCTATAAAAAAAACCCCCAACCATCAGGTCAGGGGCTTTTTAATACCACGGCTCACATCACATCAGAATGCGGCGGCAAAAATACTCACGATTTCCGCGTGGGTTGCTTGTTTCGGGTTGGTTACCCCGCAGGCGTCCTTCAGCGCGTTGTCCGCCAGAATGTTGAAGTCTTCTTCTTTCACGCCCAGATCTTTCAACCCGGCCGGGATGCCGACATCATGCGCCATCTGGCTGATCGCCGCGATCGCCGCGTCAGCGCCCTGCCGATCGCTCAGCCCGGCGACATCCACACCCAGCGCTATCGCCACGTCTTTCAGTCGGGCCGAGGCCACGCTCGCGTTGTAGCGCTCCACGTGCGGCAGCAGCACCGCGTTGCACACCCCGTGCGGCAGGTTATAGAAGCCGCCCAACTGGTGCGCCATCGCATGAACATATCCCAGCGACGCGTTGTTGAACGCCATGCCAGCCATAAACTGGGCGTAAGCCATCTGTTCGCGCGCTACCATGTTTTTACCGTCTTTGACCGCATCACGCAGATGATCGCGGATAAGTTCAATCGCTTTGATCGCCACCGCATCGGTAATCGGGTTGGCGGCAGTCGATACATAAGCTTCGATGGCGTGGGTCAACGCGTCCATCCCGGTCGCGGCGGTCAGCGATGCCGGCATGCCGACCATCAGGACCGGGTCGTTGACCGACATCACCGGGGTCACGTTTTTATCGACGATCGCCATTTTCACATGACGCACTTCATCGGTAATGATGCAGAAGCGGGTCATTTCAGACGCAGTGCCCGCCGTGGTGTTGATGCCGATCAGCGGCAGCTGCGGTTTGGCGGAAACATCCACGCCTTCATAATCGGCTATCTCGCCGCCATTGGTCGCCAGCAGAGCGATCCCTTTGGCGCAGTCGTGGGAAGACCCGCCACCCAGCGACACCACGCAATCGCTGTGGTTCGCCTTCAGAATCTTCAGGCCGGCATCCACGTTGGCGACGGTCGGGTTCGGCTGCACGCCGTCATAAATGGCGCTGTCGATATAGTATTTTTTCAGCAATTGCTGTACGGAGGCGGCGACGCCGATTTTGTTCAGCACGCCGTCAGTTACGATCAAGGCATGTTTGAAACCCTGCAACTGAATCTGCCTGGCCGCTTCCTCTAACGCACCTTCACCCATCAGGTTCAAGGCCGGAATATAAAATGCGCTGCTCATAGATCACCATTCCTTTATTACAGAGTCTTAACTTATGGTCATCCTAGCATTGACATTTGCCGATAAAATTGACCAAAAACAAACTTTCTCCACTCTTCGCTAAAATGCTGAACCGTTTTTCCTTAAGGTAATCAGGCATAAATGAAAAAACAGCGCCGCACAAATAAACAATTATTTTACTTCTGATTGGTCATAAAACCGGCGTAACGAGGCGGGTTGTATTTTCACCATAAATAAGTGGGCCAATCTGCCGTTATTACATGGATTACGGCCTGAAAAGGTGTTACATCGGCGCATCGCGCCAGACCAAACCGTATCAGTATTAGTGAACGGATACAGGCTGTCGTATCATGACCACTCGGGGCTTTTAATGTCGACAATACCCATGACGAATGAGATCACATTTAAGGTGATCGGCGATATCAGCACGGCCAGCGCCTGTAGCGCTGCGTTGGTGGTGCTCGTCGATCCGTACGGAAAAATCCTGCTGCAATTGCGGGATTCGGATAAAGACATTCCCTACCCCGGTTACTGGTCGCTGTTCGGCGGCGGACTTGAAGGTGAAGAGACGCCCGCCCAGGCGGCGGTGCGTGAACTAAATGAGGAAATCGGCATCATCCTCGACGATCGGGATCTAACGCCGCTTATCGTCACGCTGTCGGATGACAGTAAAAACGCCCGGATTTATATCTTCTCTCTGACAACGGCGCTGACCCCAGGCGATATCGTCCTGCAGGAAGGTTCCGGGTTTGCCTTCTTCACCCGAGAACAAATCGCGCACCTGCCGGTTGTGCCCTATGTGATGCGCGCCCTGAACCTGCTCTGGCGCAACACGCACTGATTCTCCCGCTGAAAACGACAACGCGATACGCCGGAGCGTATCGCGTTAATCATGCCGAATGACATACAGGATTAGTGTCGGTTTCTGACCAATTGATAACGACGGGTCAGATACTCAACCGGCGCGCTCCAGATATGCACCAGCCGGCAGAACGGGAACAGCAGGAACAGCGTCATCCCCAGCACCAGATGCAGGCGGAAAATCAGCGCCACGCCATCCAGATACGCCGAGGCGCCGCCGCGGAATGTCACCACCGCCTGCGCCCAGTTCACCAGCTTCATCATCTCGCTGCCGTCCATGTGCTGCGCGGAAAACGGGATGGTCAGCAGCCCCAGCGCCGCCTGAATCACCAGCAGCGACAGGATCAGAATGTCGCCGGTGGTTGACGTGGCGCGGACCCGCGGATTGGTCAGCCGACGCTTCAGCAGCAGCACGCCACCCACCAGCGTCAGCACGCCGCAGGTTCCGCCGCCGATCATCGCCATCTTCTGTTTGATTTCCAGCGGCAGAAACGACTCGTACATCCAGTGCGGCGTCATCATGCCCAGAAAATGGCCGCCCAGCACGCCCAGAATCCCGAGATGGAACAGGTTCGAAGCCAGCCGCATCCCTTTCTTATCCAGCATCTGGCTGGAACCGGCGCGCCAGCTGTACTGACCGTAGTCATAGCGCAGCCAACTGCCGATCAGGAATACCGCACCGGCGATGTAGGGGTAGATATCAAACAAAAACAGATTGAGATAATGCATCAGCAGTCTCCTTTGGCGCGCGACGCGTCAAGGTTCAGGTAGTGCGGCGCCACCGCGTCGACGAAACGACGCTGGTGGCCAGTCTGTTGCGCCGGGGCGCAGCCCGCATCGGCCAGAAAGCGGACCTGCTCCTCTTCCCACACCGCATCCAGCGCCTGCGGCGTGTCATCGCGCGCTTCTTGCGCTACCTTCGCCGCCACGGATTCACGCGAGGGTTCGAACTCCGCCAGCGCCAGCAGTAGATCCGGCAACAAGGCATACTCGCTGTCGCGCTGGCGCAACCGCTCCGCCAGTAACGTCAGGATCGGCGCAATATCGCGCAACCCATCGCGCACGGTCTGCGGATCGCGCAGCGTCAGGTACTCCAGATACAGCGGCAGGAAGTCCGGCAGCTCGCGGCAATCCAGCTCCAGCCCGACCTCACGGTACTGCGCCAGCAAGTCCACCATCGCCTGACCACGGTCGCGCGACTCGCCATGCACATGTTCGAACAGCAGCAGCGACAGCGCGCGGCCGCGATCGAACAGTTCGCTGTAGCGCGCCTGCCGGTCCAGCAGGTCGCCCTGATAAAAGTCGGCGATGAACTGCAACAGTTGCGCGCTTTGGCGCAGCGGCAGCTCGTCGGCCTGCTCCAGCGCCTCCAGCATGGCCTGCTGCTGCTGCCACAGTTCCGCATCCGGATACTCCAGCAGCCGGGCGATAACGCGAAGACTGATCATGACTTATCCTCCTGCATCCGCCGGTTGCTCATGTTCTGGGTTTTGCTGGTGACGTCGATAGCATCGATACGCCGGCTGTTGAACAGGTTGAACGACGAATCGCTGCCATGACAGCCGTCGCCGAAGCTGAAGCCGCAGCCGCGGGTTTCCGGAAACGCTTCCCGCGCCAGTTCCCGATGGCTGGATGGCACCACAAAGCGATCCTCATAGTTGGCGATCGCCAGATAGCGGTACATTTCTTCCGCCTGCGCCTGGGTCAGCCCAACCTGTTCCAGCGCGCTGACATCGGTAACCTGTTCCACGGTCTGCGCCCGTTTGTAATGCCGCATCGCCAGCATGCGCCGCAGCGCGCGCAGCACCGGGCGGGTATCGCCCGCGGTCAGCAGATTAGCCAGATACTGTACCGGGATACGCAGGCTCTCCACGTCCGGCAGTACGCCGCTGTGCGCCAGATTGCCCGCGTCAGCCGCCGCCTGAATCGGCGACAACGGCGGCACGTACCATACCATCGGCAGCGTGCGGTATTCCGGATGCAGCGGCAGCGCCAGTTGCCATTCCACCGCCAGCTTGTACACCGGCGACTGCTGCGCCGCTTCAATCACGCTGAGCGGAATGCCGTCGCGCTGCGCCTGAGCAATCACCTCGGGGTCGTTCGGGTCGAGGAAAATGTCCAGTTGGCGACCGTACAGATCGGTTTCGCTTTCTACCGATGCCGCCTGCTCAATGCGGTCGGCATCGTACAGCAGTACACCCAGATAGCGGATACGCCCGACGCAGGTTTCCGAGCACAGCGTCGGCATACCGGATTCGATACGCGGATAGCAGAAAATGCATTTTTCCGACTTGCCGCTCTTCCAGTTGAAATAGATTTTCTTGTACGGGCAACCGGTCAGGCACATGCGCCAGCCGCGGCATTTATCCTGGTCGATCAGCACAATGCCGTCTTCCGCCCGTTTGTAAATCGCCCCGCTCGGGCAGGTGGCGACGCAGGCCGGGTTCAGGCAGTGCTCGCACAGTCTGGGCAGGTACATCATGAAGGTGTTCTCGAACTGCCCGTACATGTCTTTCTGCATGTCGTCGAAGTTCTTATCCTGCGAGCGTTTGCTGAATTCGCCGCCCAGATCGTCTTCCCAGTTCGGGCCGTTTTCGATCTTCTCCATGCGCTGACCGGTGATAAGCGAGCGCGGGCGCGCCACCGGCTGGTGCCGGCTTTCGCCGGCGCGTTGCAGATGGGCGTAGTCGTAGTCGAACGGCTCGTAATAATCGTCCAGCGCCGGGACGTCCGGGTTGGCGAAAATCTTCGACAGCACCCCGACGCGGTTGCCCATGCGCGGCGTCAGCCGCCCGTTGATTTTACGGATCCAGCCGCCCTTCCATTTTTCCTGATCTTCCCAGGCGTGCGGATAGCCGGTGCCGGGTTTGGTTTCCACGTTGTTGAACCAGGCGTATTCCACCCCTTCGCGGCTGGTCCAGACGTTCTTACAGGTCACCGAACAGGTATGGCAGCCAATGCATTTATCCAGATTCAGCACCATGCCGACTTGTGAACGAATTTTCATCGGGCTTTCTCCTGCAGATGAGGTTGCACATGGGAAGACAGGTCGTCATGGCTGTCCTCATCCAGCCAGTCGATACGGTTCATCTTGCGGACCACCACGAACTCATCGCGGTTGGAACCGACGGTGCCGTAATAGTTAAAGCCATACGCCAGTTGGGCATAACCGCCAATCATGTGGGTCGGTTTCGGGCACACGCGCGTGACCGAGTTGTGGATGCCGCCGCGCTGGCCGGTGACTTCCGAACCGGGCAGGTTCACCAGTCGTTCCTGAGCGTGGTACATCATGGTCATGCCGGACGGAATACGCTGGCTCACCACCGCACGGGCGGTCAGCGCGCCGTTGGCGTTAAACACTTCCACCCAGTCGTTGTCGGCGATGGTCAGCTCACGGGCATCGTCCTCGCTTAGCCAGACAATCGGTCCGCCGCGCCCCAGCGTCAGCATCAGCAGGTTTTCGCTGTAGGTGGAGTGGATACCCCACTTCTGATGCGGCGTCAGGAAATTGAGCGCTTTTTCCGGGTTGCCGTTGGGCTTTTTGTTCAGCAACGGCTGCGCCGCGCGGGTATCCACCGGCGGGCGATACACCAGCAGGCTCTCGCCGAAAGCACGCATCCACTCGTGATCCTGATACAGTTGCTGGCGGCCGGAAATCGTGCGCCACGGAATCAGTTCATGCACGTTGGTGTAACAGGCGTTATAAGACACGTGCTCGTCTTCCAGACCAGACCAGGTCGGGCTGGAAATGATTTTACGCGGCTGCGCCTGAATATCCCGGAAGCGGATTTTTTCGTCCTCTTTCGGGTGCGCCAGATGGGTGTGGTCGCGCCCGGTGACCTTGCTGAGCGCTTCCCAGGCTTTTACCGCCACCTGACCGTTGGTTTCCGGCGCCAGCGACAGGATCACCTCGGCGGCGTCTATCGCCGTGTCGATTCGCGGGCGGCCGGCGGCCGGGCCGTCTTCCTGCACCCGGTTCAGACGTTTGAGGAAATCGACTTCGTTCTGGGTATTCCAGCTGATGCCTTTACCGCCGTTGCCCAGCTTATCCAGCAACGGGCCCAGCGAGGTAAAGCGGGCATACAGGTTCGGGTAGTCGCGCTCCACCGTCATGATGTGAGGTGCGGTTTTGCCCGGAATCAGGTCGCACTCGCCTTTTTTCCAGTCTTTCACGCCCAGCGGTTGCGCCATTTCAGCCGCCGAATCGTGCTGGATAGGCAGGGTCACCACGTCGGTTTCCACCCCCAAATGCCCCTGACAGACGCGGGAGAAGGTTTTCGCCAGACCTTTATAGATTTCCCAGTCGGTTTTCGACTCCCAGGCCGGGTCAACCGCCGCCGACAACGGATGGATGAATGGATGCATGTCCGAGGTGTTCATGTCGTCCTTTTCATACCAGGTGGCGGTCGGCAACACGATGTCGGAATAGAGACAGGTGCTGGACATGCGGAAATCGAGCGTCACCACCAGATCCAGTTTGCCTTCGCCGCCCTGTTCGCGCCATTCCACCTCTTCCGGCGTCACGCCGCCCTGCTGGCCCAAATCCTGCCCTTGAATGCCGTGTTCGGTGCCCAGCAGGTACTTGAGCATGTACTCATGCCCTTTACCGGACGAGCCCAGCAGGTTGGAGCGCCAGATAAACAGGTTGCGCGGGAAGTTTTGCGGGTTGTCCGGCTGCTCGGCGGCAAAACCCAGGCGGCCGGCTTTCAGTTCCGCCACGGTGTAATCCTGCGGCGACATCCCGGCGGCGGCGGCCTGTTCGGCGATACGCAGCGGGTTCGCGCCCAGTTGCGGCGCCGACGGCAACCAGCCCATGCGCTCGGCGCGCACGTTGAAATCAATCAGGCTGCCGCTAAAACGGGAGCTGTCCGCCAACGGCGACAGCAGTTCTTGCGGCGCGATGGTTTCATAACGCCACTGGCTGGAGTGGTTATAGAAAAATGAGGTGCTGTTCATATGACGTGGCGGGCGCTGCCAGTCCAGCCCGAACGCCAGCGGTAGCCAGCCGGTTTGCGGACGCAATTTCTCCTGGCCGACAT is from Dickeya dianthicola NCPPB 453 and encodes:
- a CDS encoding NUDIX hydrolase; translated protein: MTNEITFKVIGDISTASACSAALVVLVDPYGKILLQLRDSDKDIPYPGYWSLFGGGLEGEETPAQAAVRELNEEIGIILDDRDLTPLIVTLSDDSKNARIYIFSLTTALTPGDIVLQEGSGFAFFTREQIAHLPVVPYVMRALNLLWRNTH
- the narH gene encoding nitrate reductase subunit beta, with translation MKIRSQVGMVLNLDKCIGCHTCSVTCKNVWTSREGVEYAWFNNVETKPGTGYPHAWEDQEKWKGGWIRKINGRLTPRMGNRVGVLSKIFANPDVPALDDYYEPFDYDYAHLQRAGESRHQPVARPRSLITGQRMEKIENGPNWEDDLGGEFSKRSQDKNFDDMQKDMYGQFENTFMMYLPRLCEHCLNPACVATCPSGAIYKRAEDGIVLIDQDKCRGWRMCLTGCPYKKIYFNWKSGKSEKCIFCYPRIESGMPTLCSETCVGRIRYLGVLLYDADRIEQAASVESETDLYGRQLDIFLDPNDPEVIAQAQRDGIPLSVIEAAQQSPVYKLAVEWQLALPLHPEYRTLPMVWYVPPLSPIQAAADAGNLAHSGVLPDVESLRIPVQYLANLLTAGDTRPVLRALRRMLAMRHYKRAQTVEQVTDVSALEQVGLTQAQAEEMYRYLAIANYEDRFVVPSSHRELAREAFPETRGCGFSFGDGCHGSDSSFNLFNSRRIDAIDVTSKTQNMSNRRMQEDKS
- the yiaY gene encoding L-threonine dehydrogenase — its product is MSSAFYIPALNLMGEGALEEAARQIQLQGFKHALIVTDGVLNKIGVAASVQQLLKKYYIDSAIYDGVQPNPTVANVDAGLKILKANHSDCVVSLGGGSSHDCAKGIALLATNGGEIADYEGVDVSAKPQLPLIGINTTAGTASEMTRFCIITDEVRHVKMAIVDKNVTPVMSVNDPVLMVGMPASLTAATGMDALTHAIEAYVSTAANPITDAVAIKAIELIRDHLRDAVKDGKNMVAREQMAYAQFMAGMAFNNASLGYVHAMAHQLGGFYNLPHGVCNAVLLPHVERYNASVASARLKDVAIALGVDVAGLSDRQGADAAIAAISQMAHDVGIPAGLKDLGVKEEDFNILADNALKDACGVTNPKQATHAEIVSIFAAAF
- a CDS encoding nitrate reductase subunit alpha; its protein translation is MSKFLDRLRYFKQVAEPFSGDHGQTLNTNRDWEDGYRSRWQHDKVVRSTHGVNCTGSCSWKIYVKNGLVTWETQQTDYPRTRPDLPNHEPRGCPRGASYSWYLYSANRLKYPMMRKRLMKLWREARQHHADPVDAWASIVGDASKAQEYKKVRGRGGFVRADWQEVNELIAAANVYTAKTFGPDRVIGFSPIPAMSMVSYAAGARYLSLLGGVCLSFYDWYCDLPPASPQTWGEQTDVPESADWYNSSYIIAWGSNVPQTRTPDAHFFAEVRYKGTKTVAITPDYAEIAKLCDQWLNPKQGTDSALALAMGHVILNEFHLKQPRQYFTDYVRRYTDMPMLVLLEARADGSYAAGRLLRAGDLVGNLGQENNPEWKTVAIDEPTGELVAPQGSIGYRWGEQGKWNLEQREGGAQRDVNLQLSLLGKHDEVVSVGFPYFGGASSENFAGVALDEVLLHQLPVKRLTLADGQQALVTSVYDLTLANYGVDRGLDDAQCGTDYDQVKAYTPAWAEQITGVSRHNIIRIAREFADNADKTHGRSMIIVGAGMNHWYHLDMNYRGIINMLIFCGCVGQSGGGWAHYVGQEKLRPQTGWLPLAFGLDWQRPPRHMNSTSFFYNHSSQWRYETIAPQELLSPLADSSRFSGSLIDFNVRAERMGWLPSAPQLGANPLRIAEQAAAAGMSPQDYTVAELKAGRLGFAAEQPDNPQNFPRNLFIWRSNLLGSSGKGHEYMLKYLLGTEHGIQGQDLGQQGGVTPEEVEWREQGGEGKLDLVVTLDFRMSSTCLYSDIVLPTATWYEKDDMNTSDMHPFIHPLSAAVDPAWESKTDWEIYKGLAKTFSRVCQGHLGVETDVVTLPIQHDSAAEMAQPLGVKDWKKGECDLIPGKTAPHIMTVERDYPNLYARFTSLGPLLDKLGNGGKGISWNTQNEVDFLKRLNRVQEDGPAAGRPRIDTAIDAAEVILSLAPETNGQVAVKAWEALSKVTGRDHTHLAHPKEDEKIRFRDIQAQPRKIISSPTWSGLEDEHVSYNACYTNVHELIPWRTISGRQQLYQDHEWMRAFGESLLVYRPPVDTRAAQPLLNKKPNGNPEKALNFLTPHQKWGIHSTYSENLLMLTLGRGGPIVWLSEDDARELTIADNDWVEVFNANGALTARAVVSQRIPSGMTMMYHAQERLVNLPGSEVTGQRGGIHNSVTRVCPKPTHMIGGYAQLAYGFNYYGTVGSNRDEFVVVRKMNRIDWLDEDSHDDLSSHVQPHLQEKAR
- the narJ gene encoding nitrate reductase molybdenum cofactor assembly chaperone: MISLRVIARLLEYPDAELWQQQQAMLEALEQADELPLRQSAQLLQFIADFYQGDLLDRQARYSELFDRGRALSLLLFEHVHGESRDRGQAMVDLLAQYREVGLELDCRELPDFLPLYLEYLTLRDPQTVRDGLRDIAPILTLLAERLRQRDSEYALLPDLLLALAEFEPSRESVAAKVAQEARDDTPQALDAVWEEEQVRFLADAGCAPAQQTGHQRRFVDAVAPHYLNLDASRAKGDC
- the narI gene encoding respiratory nitrate reductase subunit gamma; the protein is MHYLNLFLFDIYPYIAGAVFLIGSWLRYDYGQYSWRAGSSQMLDKKGMRLASNLFHLGILGVLGGHFLGMMTPHWMYESFLPLEIKQKMAMIGGGTCGVLTLVGGVLLLKRRLTNPRVRATSTTGDILILSLLVIQAALGLLTIPFSAQHMDGSEMMKLVNWAQAVVTFRGGASAYLDGVALIFRLHLVLGMTLFLLFPFCRLVHIWSAPVEYLTRRYQLVRNRH